One window from the genome of Gimesia aquarii encodes:
- a CDS encoding GNAT family N-acetyltransferase, which translates to MVEFLMLLLDRFSVRLLISCETLMDFTDTYFRRFRMEIDLYKARLEDTELPSGYRWCPWELTTVDRHAIVKYHSFKSELDAKVFPCLGEYEGCHKLMTDISRQRNFLAMGTWLITWDGMGNEDPVDCGTIQAIVPSKIMGAVQNVGITPKHRGMGLGRALVNKCLIGFREAGMKRVYLEVTADNEPAINLYRSIGFRLTRTLYKPSQHVEAPSY; encoded by the coding sequence ATGGTAGAATTTCTTATGCTGTTGTTGGACCGGTTCTCAGTGCGGCTCCTCATTTCCTGTGAGACTCTCATGGATTTTACCGATACGTATTTTCGTAGATTTCGAATGGAGATCGATTTATACAAAGCGCGCCTGGAAGATACCGAACTCCCCAGCGGGTATCGCTGGTGTCCCTGGGAACTCACCACCGTCGATCGGCATGCGATCGTCAAATACCACAGCTTCAAATCAGAATTGGATGCCAAGGTGTTTCCCTGTCTCGGCGAGTACGAGGGTTGCCACAAATTGATGACCGATATTTCTCGTCAGCGCAACTTTCTGGCGATGGGCACCTGGCTGATTACCTGGGACGGCATGGGGAATGAAGATCCCGTCGACTGTGGAACGATTCAAGCCATCGTACCCAGTAAGATCATGGGCGCGGTTCAGAATGTGGGCATCACCCCCAAACATCGGGGCATGGGGTTGGGCCGAGCCCTGGTCAATAAATGTTTGATCGGATTCCGCGAAGCGGGTATGAAACGTGTGTACCTGGAAGTCACCGCCGACAACGAACCTGCGATCAACCTCTATCGCTCAATCGGTTTTCGCCTCACACGGACTCTCTACAAACCAAGTCAGCACGTGGAAGCCCCCTCCTATTAA
- a CDS encoding mandelate racemase/muconate lactonizing enzyme family protein, translating into MHAQNQSMTMFTTNRISRRKFLATSLAGVAGSGILTTIFHSVQAAEKRVAKKHLQIERIERTTVKVPFREVPARNMARELPHWAYTEIIEVHLKSGHVGFGETLLYYTWNATSDEAVQQAQGKNAAELMWDDELGAGLQMALFDAVAKAAEVPVHALLGKKINEQTPLSWWNIDTSVKDMALECAEAYKQGYMSYKTKGRPWFDVWAQVEEASKVVPANFKIDMDFNDTLLDAKRAIPILKDLAEFPQVDIFESPIFQTDIAGNKKLMAATDVNIAMHYGIPSPLIAIRENICDGFVIGHGASELMAAGAVAAMANKPFWLQLVGTGITAAFSLHFGGVLSHATWPAVNCHQLYKHNLLTEPIVVKDGFAKVPDKPGLGYELDRDLIEKLRVKKPSARPDPPRLIETTWKDGRKMYFGNTGEVNFVLTAGQEGKVPFFERGVDTRLVPNDGSKEWKELYSKASQQPFLIKG; encoded by the coding sequence GTGCACGCACAGAATCAATCGATGACAATGTTTACAACGAACCGAATCTCCCGAAGAAAATTTCTGGCAACCAGTCTGGCCGGCGTTGCAGGTTCCGGAATTCTGACCACGATTTTCCATTCTGTGCAGGCGGCAGAAAAGCGAGTCGCTAAGAAGCATTTGCAAATCGAACGCATCGAGCGCACCACGGTGAAAGTTCCTTTTCGGGAAGTGCCTGCCCGGAACATGGCGCGTGAATTGCCGCATTGGGCTTATACCGAAATTATCGAAGTGCATTTAAAATCGGGCCATGTCGGTTTCGGAGAGACCCTGCTCTACTATACCTGGAATGCGACGTCCGACGAAGCCGTGCAGCAGGCGCAAGGCAAGAATGCCGCCGAGTTAATGTGGGATGACGAATTGGGAGCCGGTCTGCAAATGGCTCTCTTCGATGCGGTCGCGAAAGCAGCCGAGGTGCCCGTGCATGCATTGCTGGGCAAGAAGATTAATGAACAGACTCCTCTCTCCTGGTGGAACATCGACACTTCAGTCAAAGACATGGCTCTGGAATGTGCCGAAGCTTATAAACAGGGCTATATGTCCTACAAAACCAAAGGCCGTCCATGGTTTGATGTCTGGGCGCAAGTCGAAGAGGCGAGCAAAGTCGTTCCCGCGAACTTCAAAATCGACATGGACTTCAACGATACCTTGCTCGATGCCAAGCGGGCGATTCCGATTCTGAAAGATCTGGCCGAGTTCCCGCAGGTCGATATTTTTGAGTCTCCGATATTTCAAACCGACATCGCTGGAAACAAAAAGTTGATGGCGGCCACCGATGTGAATATCGCCATGCATTATGGGATCCCCAGTCCGCTGATTGCGATTCGCGAAAACATCTGCGATGGTTTCGTGATTGGTCACGGAGCGAGTGAGCTGATGGCCGCCGGAGCGGTCGCTGCGATGGCAAACAAACCGTTCTGGTTACAATTAGTCGGCACGGGAATTACCGCTGCTTTCTCATTGCACTTTGGTGGAGTTCTGAGCCATGCGACATGGCCAGCAGTGAATTGTCACCAGCTTTACAAGCACAATCTGTTAACCGAACCGATTGTCGTCAAAGATGGATTTGCCAAAGTTCCCGATAAGCCAGGACTGGGCTATGAACTGGATCGAGATTTGATTGAAAAACTTCGCGTCAAAAAACCGTCCGCCCGTCCGGACCCGCCTCGTTTAATTGAAACGACATGGAAAGATGGCCGGAAGATGTATTTCGGTAACACGGGCGAAGTGAATTTTGTACTCACCGCAGGGCAGGAAGGAAAGGTTCCCTTCTTCGAACGTGGTGTCGATACACGTCTGGTTCCAAACGACGGCTCTAAAGAATGGAAAGAGTTATATAGCAAAGCCAGCCAACAACCATTCTTAATCAAAGGGTAA
- a CDS encoding M16 family metallopeptidase: protein MGKQLIQTHQFSNGLTLVMESMQNVQSAAFSLMVPGGSIYDQANRHGTASILSDLITRGAGPYDSQQLSSALDNLGVQRHEGTSSAHITFSGATLADNLTETFKIYSEILKAPHLPENQFDASRAGAEQALLSVEDDPRQKAMVELKRRSFPAPWGLPSDGELASLPSITIQDVKRHYETCFHPNEMIIGVAGKIDFDEVQQLVEETFGSWKSRDISEEPAMVFDDEKVFFTKQETTQTHLGIAYDAVPYGHPDYYTSWAAVGILSGGMSSRLFTEVREKRGLCYTVSASLTGMPGLGRVLCYAGTTSERAQETLDVTIQELLRLGEGIEESELERCKARAKSSLIMSQESTSSRASSIARDWFYLKRVTTLDQINDEIQQLTTARVLDYVHEYPARNFTILTIGPQPLEVPSDIS from the coding sequence ATGGGTAAACAACTGATTCAAACGCATCAATTTTCGAACGGCTTAACGCTGGTCATGGAATCGATGCAAAATGTTCAATCTGCCGCATTTTCACTCATGGTTCCGGGCGGCAGTATTTACGATCAAGCGAATCGACATGGAACCGCCAGTATCCTCTCCGATCTCATCACCCGTGGTGCCGGTCCCTATGATAGCCAGCAGCTTTCCAGTGCCCTCGATAATCTGGGTGTCCAGCGGCACGAAGGTACTTCGAGTGCCCATATTACATTTAGTGGTGCTACGCTCGCGGATAATCTGACAGAAACGTTCAAAATCTATAGCGAGATTCTCAAAGCACCGCACTTGCCTGAGAATCAATTTGATGCTTCCAGAGCGGGGGCCGAACAGGCGCTGCTCTCTGTGGAGGATGATCCGCGACAAAAGGCAATGGTCGAATTAAAACGTCGTTCCTTTCCCGCGCCCTGGGGCCTGCCCAGTGATGGCGAGTTGGCATCGCTGCCCAGTATCACGATTCAAGATGTCAAGCGGCATTATGAAACCTGTTTTCATCCGAACGAAATGATTATCGGAGTCGCGGGAAAAATCGACTTTGACGAGGTTCAGCAATTGGTGGAAGAGACCTTTGGTTCCTGGAAGTCCAGAGACATCAGCGAAGAGCCGGCGATGGTCTTCGACGACGAAAAAGTATTCTTCACAAAACAGGAGACAACACAAACCCATCTTGGCATCGCCTACGATGCGGTGCCTTATGGTCATCCCGACTATTACACTTCCTGGGCGGCCGTCGGTATCTTAAGTGGCGGCATGAGTTCCCGGCTCTTTACTGAAGTCCGCGAGAAACGGGGATTATGCTATACCGTGTCCGCTTCACTAACCGGCATGCCGGGACTGGGGCGTGTGCTCTGTTATGCAGGCACCACATCGGAACGTGCTCAGGAAACATTGGACGTCACAATACAGGAATTACTTCGTCTGGGCGAGGGAATTGAAGAATCGGAACTTGAGCGCTGTAAAGCACGCGCGAAAAGTTCGCTGATCATGTCGCAGGAGTCCACATCGTCCCGTGCGTCTTCGATTGCCCGCGACTGGTTCTATCTCAAACGCGTGACTACACTCGACCAGATCAATGACGAAATTCAACAACTGACAACCGCGCGCGTGCTCGATTATGTGCATGAGTACCCCGCCAGGAATTTCACCATCTTAACGATCGGCCCCCAACCCTTAGAGGTTCCCAGTGATATTTCATAA